Proteins encoded by one window of Streptomyces uncialis:
- the mraY gene encoding phospho-N-acetylmuramoyl-pentapeptide-transferase, whose product MMNQILFAGVIGLFLTLVGTPLLIKLLARKGYGQYIRDDGPREHHAKRGTPTMGGIAFILATLIAYFLSKVITGAPITVSGLLVLGLMAGMGLVGFLDDYIKIVKRRSLGLRAKAKMAGQLTVGIAFAVLSLQFEDQRELTPASTKLSFIMDFGWTIGPVLFVVWALFMILAMSNGVNLTDGLDGLATGASVMVFGAYTFIGVWQYQESCADANTLINPEACFEVRDPLDLAVVAAALMGACFGFLWWNTSPAKIFMGDTGSLALGGALAGLAICSRTELLLALLGGLFVLITMSVVIQVGSFRLTGKRVFRMAPLQHHFELKGWSEVLVVVRFWIIQGMCVIVGLGLFYAGWAAEK is encoded by the coding sequence ATGATGAATCAGATCCTGTTCGCGGGTGTCATCGGCCTCTTCCTGACCCTCGTGGGAACGCCGCTGCTGATCAAGCTGCTGGCCCGCAAGGGCTACGGCCAGTACATCCGGGACGACGGCCCGCGCGAGCACCACGCCAAGCGCGGTACGCCCACGATGGGCGGTATCGCCTTCATCCTGGCGACCCTCATCGCGTACTTCCTGAGCAAGGTCATCACCGGCGCGCCGATCACGGTCTCCGGGCTGCTGGTGCTCGGGCTGATGGCGGGGATGGGCCTCGTCGGCTTCCTCGACGACTACATCAAGATCGTCAAGCGCCGTTCGCTCGGTCTGCGGGCCAAGGCGAAGATGGCCGGACAGCTCACCGTCGGCATCGCCTTCGCGGTCCTGTCGCTCCAGTTCGAGGACCAGCGGGAACTGACCCCCGCGTCCACGAAGCTCTCCTTCATCATGGACTTCGGCTGGACCATCGGCCCCGTCCTGTTCGTGGTGTGGGCGCTGTTCATGATCCTCGCCATGTCCAACGGCGTGAACCTCACCGACGGCCTCGACGGCCTCGCCACCGGCGCCTCCGTGATGGTCTTCGGCGCGTACACCTTCATCGGTGTCTGGCAGTACCAGGAGTCCTGCGCCGACGCGAACACCCTCATCAACCCGGAGGCGTGTTTCGAGGTACGGGACCCCCTGGACCTCGCGGTCGTCGCCGCCGCCCTGATGGGCGCCTGCTTCGGGTTCCTGTGGTGGAACACCTCACCCGCGAAGATCTTCATGGGTGACACCGGCTCGCTGGCCCTCGGCGGCGCCCTCGCCGGACTCGCCATCTGCTCGCGCACCGAGCTGCTGCTCGCGCTGCTCGGCGGACTGTTCGTCCTCATCACCATGTCGGTCGTCATCCAGGTCGGCTCCTTCCGGCTCACCGGCAAGCGCGTCTTCCGCATGGCACCGCTCCAGCACCACTTCGAACTCAAAGGCTGGTCCGAGGTCCTTGTCGTGGTCCGCTTCTGGATCATCCAGGGCATGTGCGTGATCGTCGGACTCGGTCTCTTCTACGCCGGATGGGCAGCGGAAAAGTGA
- a CDS encoding UDP-N-acetylmuramoyl-L-alanyl-D-glutamate--2,6-diaminopimelate ligase — protein sequence MSHADQSQTTQKGVSVTYPGPPRPVHVSPTPLAELADQLGLPTGGAAGQVTGITHDSRAVRPGDLYAALPGARFHGADFAPQAADLGAAAVLTDPTGLDRAAATGLPVLVVDDPRARMGALAATVYGHPGQGLLQIGITGTSGKTTTAYLVQGGLDAATDGVTGLIGTVETRIGDERLKSERTTPEATDLQALFAVMRERGVDAVAMEVSSHALVLGRVDGCVFDVAVFNNLSPEHMEFHSGMEDYFQAKAQLFTPGRSRLGVVNLDDEYGRRLVKEASVPVVTFSAEGHPDADWRADDVVVGPMDSTFTVRGPDGERLSARAPLPGPFNVANTLAAIVTLTVAGLDPHPVAEGVGAVPGVPGRLERVDAGQPYLAVVDYAHKTDAVESVLRALRKVTEGRLHIVLGCGGDRDTTKRGPMGAAAARLADTAVLTSDNPRSEDPLAILAAMLAGAAEVPAHERGEVQVFEDRAAAVAAAVARAEPGDAVLVAGKGHEQGQDIHGVIRPFDDRQVLREAIEASRAARPAGDGAPPGATGPGAPRTGTAQTSEATQQTQG from the coding sequence GTGTCACACGCTGATCAGTCGCAAACCACCCAGAAGGGCGTTTCCGTGACCTACCCGGGACCGCCTCGACCGGTTCATGTCTCCCCGACCCCGCTCGCGGAACTGGCCGATCAGCTCGGCCTCCCCACCGGGGGCGCCGCCGGCCAGGTCACCGGCATCACCCATGACTCCCGGGCGGTCCGCCCCGGTGATCTGTACGCCGCGCTGCCGGGCGCCCGTTTCCACGGCGCCGACTTCGCCCCGCAGGCCGCCGACCTCGGCGCCGCGGCGGTGCTGACCGATCCCACGGGACTCGACCGCGCCGCCGCCACCGGACTGCCCGTCCTGGTCGTCGACGACCCGCGCGCCCGGATGGGCGCCCTCGCGGCCACCGTCTACGGCCACCCCGGCCAGGGCCTGCTCCAGATCGGCATCACCGGCACCTCCGGCAAGACCACCACCGCGTACCTCGTCCAGGGCGGACTCGACGCGGCGACCGACGGGGTCACCGGACTCATCGGCACCGTCGAGACACGCATCGGCGACGAACGCCTCAAGTCCGAACGCACCACCCCCGAGGCCACCGACCTCCAGGCCCTGTTCGCCGTGATGCGCGAACGGGGCGTGGACGCCGTCGCGATGGAGGTCTCCAGCCACGCGCTGGTCCTCGGCCGGGTCGACGGCTGCGTCTTCGACGTCGCGGTGTTCAACAACCTCAGCCCGGAGCACATGGAGTTCCACTCCGGCATGGAGGACTACTTCCAGGCCAAGGCCCAGCTCTTCACCCCCGGGCGCAGCAGGCTCGGCGTCGTCAACCTCGACGACGAGTACGGCCGCAGGCTGGTCAAGGAGGCGTCCGTACCGGTCGTCACCTTCTCCGCCGAGGGCCACCCGGACGCCGACTGGCGCGCCGACGACGTCGTGGTCGGCCCGATGGACTCCACCTTCACCGTGCGCGGCCCGGACGGCGAGCGGCTCAGCGCCCGCGCCCCGCTGCCCGGCCCCTTCAACGTCGCCAACACCCTCGCCGCGATCGTCACCCTGACCGTCGCCGGGCTCGACCCGCACCCCGTCGCCGAGGGCGTCGGCGCCGTCCCCGGGGTCCCGGGACGGCTGGAGCGGGTCGACGCCGGACAGCCGTACCTCGCCGTCGTGGACTACGCCCACAAGACGGACGCCGTCGAATCGGTGCTGCGCGCGCTGCGCAAGGTCACCGAGGGCAGGCTGCACATCGTCCTCGGCTGCGGCGGCGACCGCGACACCACCAAACGCGGCCCGATGGGCGCCGCCGCGGCCCGGCTCGCCGACACGGCCGTCCTCACCTCCGACAACCCCCGCTCCGAGGACCCGCTGGCGATCCTCGCGGCCATGCTCGCGGGCGCCGCCGAGGTGCCCGCCCATGAACGCGGCGAGGTGCAGGTCTTCGAGGACCGCGCCGCCGCCGTCGCCGCGGCCGTCGCGCGCGCCGAACCGGGGGACGCCGTGCTCGTCGCGGGCAAGGGGCACGAGCAGGGCCAGGACATCCACGGGGTGATCCGCCCCTTCGACGACCGGCAGGTACTGCGCGAGGCCATCGAGGCATCCCGCGCGGCCCGGCCCGCCGGTGACGGCGCGCCACCCGGCGCCACCGGCCCCGGCGCCCCGCGCACCGGCACCGCACAGACCAGCGAAGCGACCCAGCAGACCCAGGGATGA
- a CDS encoding UDP-N-acetylmuramoyl-tripeptide--D-alanyl-D-alanine ligase, whose protein sequence is MIALSLAEIASLVGGRPHDIPDPSVRVTGPVVRDSREAGPGSLFVAFAGERADGHDFAAQVVGAGAVAVLAARPVGVPAIVVDDVQRALGALARAVVERLGATVVALTGSAGKTSTKDLIAQVLGAHGPTVWTPGSLNNEIGLPLTALSATDETRYLVLEMGARGVGHIRYLAGLTPPRVGLVLNVGTAHIGEFGGREQIAEAKGELVEALPAAAEGGIAILNADDPLVRAMSARTKARVVLFGESGEADVRAENVRLTASGQPSFRLHTPSGYEDVTLRLYGEHHVSNALAAAAVAHELGMSVDEIAHALSGAGTLSRWRMEVTERPDGVTVVNDAYNANPESMRAALRALAAMGSGARAEGGRTWAVLGAMAELGDEALAEHDAIGRLAVRLNVSKLVAVGGREAAWLRMGAYNEGSWGEESVHVSDAQAAIDLLRGELRPGDVVLVKASRSIGLERVAMALLEQNASGEGEACAR, encoded by the coding sequence GTGATCGCCCTCTCCCTCGCCGAGATCGCCTCCCTCGTCGGCGGGCGGCCCCACGACATACCGGACCCGTCCGTGCGGGTCACCGGCCCCGTCGTCCGGGACTCCCGCGAAGCGGGACCCGGCAGCCTCTTCGTCGCCTTCGCGGGCGAACGCGCCGACGGCCACGACTTCGCCGCCCAGGTGGTCGGCGCGGGCGCCGTGGCCGTACTGGCCGCCCGCCCCGTCGGGGTCCCGGCGATCGTCGTCGACGACGTCCAGCGGGCGCTCGGCGCCCTCGCACGGGCCGTCGTGGAACGCCTCGGCGCCACCGTCGTCGCCCTCACCGGCTCCGCGGGCAAGACCAGCACCAAGGACCTCATCGCCCAGGTCCTCGGCGCGCACGGGCCGACCGTCTGGACACCCGGCTCCCTCAACAACGAGATCGGACTGCCGCTCACCGCGCTCAGCGCCACCGACGAGACGCGGTACCTCGTCCTGGAGATGGGCGCCCGCGGTGTCGGTCACATCCGCTACCTCGCCGGACTCACCCCGCCGCGCGTCGGACTCGTCCTGAACGTCGGCACGGCCCACATCGGCGAGTTCGGCGGCCGGGAGCAGATCGCCGAGGCCAAGGGCGAACTCGTGGAGGCCCTTCCGGCCGCCGCCGAGGGCGGGATCGCGATCCTCAACGCCGACGATCCGCTCGTGCGCGCGATGTCCGCGCGCACGAAGGCGCGCGTGGTGCTGTTCGGGGAATCCGGCGAAGCGGACGTACGGGCCGAGAACGTCCGGCTCACCGCCTCCGGACAGCCTTCCTTCAGGCTTCACACACCCTCCGGGTACGAAGACGTGACCTTGCGCCTGTACGGTGAGCACCACGTGTCGAACGCGCTCGCCGCGGCGGCCGTCGCCCATGAGCTGGGCATGTCCGTGGACGAGATCGCGCACGCGCTCTCCGGAGCGGGCACACTCTCCCGCTGGCGGATGGAGGTCACCGAACGCCCTGACGGCGTAACGGTGGTCAACGACGCCTACAACGCGAACCCCGAGTCCATGAGGGCCGCCCTGCGCGCGCTTGCCGCGATGGGTAGCGGCGCTCGGGCCGAGGGGGGCCGTACCTGGGCGGTGCTCGGCGCGATGGCCGAGCTCGGTGACGAGGCACTCGCCGAGCACGACGCGATCGGACGGCTAGCCGTCCGGCTCAACGTGAGCAAGCTCGTCGCAGTCGGGGGCAGGGAAGCGGCCTGGCTGCGCATGGGCGCCTATAACGAGGGTTCGTGGGGTGAGGAGTCGGTGCACGTGTCCGACGCACAGGCGGCGATCGACCTATTGCGCGGTGAACTGCGTCCGGGGGACGTCGTACTCGTGAAGGCATCCAGGTCCATCGGCCTGGAGAGGGTGGCCATGGCGCTGCTGGAGCAGAACGCGAGCGGCGAGGGCGAGGCCTGCGCCCGATGA